In Chrysoperla carnea chromosome 2, inChrCarn1.1, whole genome shotgun sequence, the following proteins share a genomic window:
- the LOC123293866 gene encoding probable N-acetyltransferase san isoform X2, translated as MTRSKIELGDVTPHNIKQLKRLNTVVFPVSYNDKFYKDVLEAGELAKLAYYNDIVVGAVCCRVDNSDGSRKLYIMTLGCLYPYRRLGIGSLMVQHVLKYVQNDGNFDTIFLHVQVNNQGAIEFYKKFGFEIVETKEHYYKRIEPADAHVLQKTLRKREESSNNSKKSSEPHVNGLSHPT; from the exons atgacacg TTCGAAAATAGAATTAGGTGATGTAACACCGCATaacataaaacaattaaaacgtCTCAATACTGTAGTATTTCCAGTTAGTTACaacgataaattttataaagatgtATTAGAAGCTGGCGAATTGGCAAAATTAGCATATTATAATGATATCGTCGTGGGCGCTGTATGTTGTCGCGTAGATAATTCAGATGGCTccagaaaattgtatattatgacACTTGGATGCTTGTACCCATATCGACGATTAGGTATTGGTTCATTAATGGTACAACATGTTTTGAAATATGTTCAAAATGATGGAAATTTTGATACCATATTTTT GCATGTCCAAGTAAATAATCAAGGcgctattgaattttataagaaatttggATTTGAAATTGTGGAAACAAAAGAACATTATTACAAGCGAATAGAACCAGCTGATGCGCATGTCTTACAAAAAACATTGAGAAAGCGTGAAGAAAGTTCGAATAATAGTAAAAAGTCTAGTGAACCACATGTTAACGGTTTATCTCACCCTACGTAA
- the LOC123293866 gene encoding probable N-acetyltransferase san isoform X1, whose product MTRSSKIELGDVTPHNIKQLKRLNTVVFPVSYNDKFYKDVLEAGELAKLAYYNDIVVGAVCCRVDNSDGSRKLYIMTLGCLYPYRRLGIGSLMVQHVLKYVQNDGNFDTIFLHVQVNNQGAIEFYKKFGFEIVETKEHYYKRIEPADAHVLQKTLRKREESSNNSKKSSEPHVNGLSHPT is encoded by the exons atgacacg AAGTTCGAAAATAGAATTAGGTGATGTAACACCGCATaacataaaacaattaaaacgtCTCAATACTGTAGTATTTCCAGTTAGTTACaacgataaattttataaagatgtATTAGAAGCTGGCGAATTGGCAAAATTAGCATATTATAATGATATCGTCGTGGGCGCTGTATGTTGTCGCGTAGATAATTCAGATGGCTccagaaaattgtatattatgacACTTGGATGCTTGTACCCATATCGACGATTAGGTATTGGTTCATTAATGGTACAACATGTTTTGAAATATGTTCAAAATGATGGAAATTTTGATACCATATTTTT GCATGTCCAAGTAAATAATCAAGGcgctattgaattttataagaaatttggATTTGAAATTGTGGAAACAAAAGAACATTATTACAAGCGAATAGAACCAGCTGATGCGCATGTCTTACAAAAAACATTGAGAAAGCGTGAAGAAAGTTCGAATAATAGTAAAAAGTCTAGTGAACCACATGTTAACGGTTTATCTCACCCTACGTAA